ATTACTGATCACGACTCAAGCTCCAGTCGCTATCTGCTGTGAAGTGAGGGTCCGTTGTGAAGTAGGCGGTGACAAGAGAGGAGAGAAGAGGTCACCGGTGACAGGTGACAGGTAATTGGCTGCTAAAAGATATGAAACCACATTTGTTGAGGCGCTTTGTTTTCTGTAAGCTGCTGTCTGTTTTGGGAATTTCTTTCAATGTTGACCTTAATAAAATGTTCCCATTCAGGCCTCCTTATCATAAATGTCCACAAATTCCTTCGTATTATTAATCTGTACAAAATTCAATCATGATTCTTAGGCCCTGCCTCCCTCAATTGCTTGTGATGCCGAATCATATTCTAGACAAGAAATTGAAATGCTCATACACCATCCAATGGCCAGCTAACATATTTGACAAAAAATTAAATCATTAGCTAATCTATCCAATTTCAGATTGAAAATGCATTGAATTAAGGGGTTTTTGAGTTGAGTCAAAGTTAAGTTTAGTTACTATTTCTCAAAAGCCAAGCATAAAATTGAATGTTTTTAAAGCCTGTAACCAGGGTATTCCATGAGATCCCACATTTCTTTGAAGCATTATTTCAGACAGTTCATATCCTTGTCTATGCTATGGTTGTGAGGTTGTTGTTGCCCATGTATAACACTTTTAAAATTGGTTGATACATAGGTATAAAGAAATTCATCATGTCATAGCATAAACAGGGCACACGAACTTTCTGAAAATGTGTCAAAGACATAATAGAGCAGCAAATCCACTTTCTGTTGGTCTGTGATAGAATTAAAAGCCCTTGCTTTGAGCCCCCAAAAGGCATTGTCTGTGGGAGTAAACATTGTCAATCCAGTTAGTCTAAAACACTAATTAGTCACAGGTAGTCACATTTGTAGCTCTGACTGAAGTGCCCACAAAATAGAATGTGAGTACAAtgcaaattaaaatttttaatttcattttaatgGTCCATTCTGATCAATGGAACCACTGGAATTCAAATTGAATTTTAGCTCTGAATTGCTTGTGATGGGTGCAAGGAAGATGGGATGTATATACAAAGACTGAATTAAGAATAGTTATGAGGGCGGTGGCAGAGAGCTTGTCAATGATTTATCCGTAGTCAAATGTCACACAGTACATTTTGGAAACTATTATATAGTGACCCAATCGGAGCAGGATTGCAAAGTGGGCAAAGTCCCTTTCTGAGCAGTCACCAAGTGTGCCTGGTTGGGGTGACTGGTTCCCCATGAAGAGCTGATTCCACTTATATAAGGATTCATGGGAGTTCCTTGCCACCAAAAGCTCTGTCAGCAAACCCCTAAACTATCGAGCCTCACCCAACCCTTTGATATCACGAGATACTTAGGCAATTGTTGCCAATGAACAGGGCCATAGAGAGAAATAGGAAGGGTATTGTCCCAAAATCTGCCATTGGAGCGAGCTCCCTCGGGTATACAATATATTGAGCCTGTGGAATGACACCTTCCTGCCAGAGACTGACTTTAAGAATTTTCAGATTTGATTTCAAGAatcaactttaaattatatatttgaaacaGCAGTTAAGAATATATGTATTTAAGTATAAAATTTGTTTATAAAAGGTCATGTTTAGCTGTTCAATTCATCATTTAAAAGGTATAATCAAACAAGCTTCATCACCGTCCTTAACTTTCTTTTCTAATGAAATAGGTATTTATATTAATGAaatgtttttaaaataatattttatttatatcatATTCATTTTATGATATTTCTTAGATTTGTTGCATGCTTAGTCCTTATATCTAATTTACTTCATTATGATAAAAAAAGGTGTactctttgattttattttttgttttagatTTATTTTGATAAGGTTATCTTTAGCATAATAATTACTTTACAAGTAGTTTATTTTGACAAAAAAGTTGGCAAATTACCTaaacttaattttatttttatatctaaTTTACTTTGTTATGGTAAATTGTTTTAGATTTATTTTGATAGGGTTATCTTTAGCATAATAGTTACTTTACAAGtactttattttgacataaaagttGGCAAATTACCTAAACCTAATTTTATTTCTATTGCACAAATCTTTAGAAACCAAATTTTATTCTCTATTCATCTATATTTTTACCCATCTCAACAAATTATGGAATCAACTTGACTAAATTTCacaaaaagcaaaaacaaaccctAAACTTACAAAACCAAAATATAAATTTGAGGCCTTGTCAACTCCCTCAACCAATCCTTATGTCTCAAATTGAACATTAAGTTTGTTAACTTGTGTAATAGAGTGTTATATTTAAGTCAAAACCTTAAGTCATTCAAAATTGTTGAGTATCAAAGAGATAGTATCcacattgcatcatcacataattTGAGTGCATCATAGAGCATAAAAATTGCATCAACAACTTATACTAACATCTAAGGCATTGCTACATGTTTAATTGTTGTCTCTAATCATTGTTCCACACCATTGACTTGGTGGCAAGGGTTTCACCAAATAAGAGTTGGGTAAAGCATGGATGTGAGGATTTTTCTTGGTGAAAAAAATTGGACAATTTTGCTGCTTAAAGTTAAAATGTATtgattttatttgattattttgtcaaaaaaaaaacaatatcttGGGATAATATTCTAAGGATTTTTAGCCAAAggatttttagacatttttttaaaACTATTAAATAGAGTTGAAAATAGATGGCAAATTCTAATAGAATATGGTACTACTTAGTCTCTTTAATCGAATACAATtactttttatttttctatatttttaactTGGAATAGTGATTCTCTAAGTTGTGAATTACTATATGAGTTATATATTTTAATTGGTGACATACTTTTAGGTTCAAAAGAAACTTTAAAATGTGTTTGGAACATGAGTAGCATACACTTTTCGTTGATTTGCATACATATTTTAGGGGTTTCAACTTTATAGCATATTTTTCACAAGTAGCACATATGTTGCTTAATTTTTCTTGGAAGATAACATCATCCTTGTGTATGAGCTATGTTATCTTTCATCTAGTTGGTATTTGTGATTCTTCCACTGAGCTTCTTAGAAGCTTGTGATATGTATTTAGAAAAAAATTTCTACACTTTCTTTCTTTACCTTATCTTCTTTTTCATTTGCTTTAAGGTTTTGGTTAGAGAAGGCTAGATGAGCATGCCATGAACATATTGTTAGGCTCCCTCAACATAAAATTTATGATTGACCTCTAGGTCACTTAAGCATACCAAGATCTATTGATATAAACCAATGGAATTAATTCCCTTTCAAGAGGGAAAGATGTGTTCCAACTAAGTTAACGTGTGTcattcaacatatcatcaagatgctttcaaggaattaatttttttttaaaaatcaactaAATTGAGGGTCATAGAAGCCTCTGTAAGGTTTTATGTATGGCAAACATATGAAAGATTGAAGGAGGATAAGTAAAATGCTCCATTGGAAGTCAAACATCTCATCGTTGTGAGATAAATCGATTGGTCAATGTCTTTTGTAATCTAATTTAGCTagtaacatttatttaaaattaaatagtgCAAGGATATACCTAAAAGCTTTATATTATTTTTAACATATCTACTATCATCCATAAGTCAAtttctattcaaatgaaagaaaagaaattttatgattttgctaaagtttaatttctcaagttgaaattgACCAAAGCCTCATCACTTGAAATCCAATTTTGGTTTTCTATGTCACTTTTATAATCATTGCCCATATTGATGTCTAATATCCTTGGGATGTTCACCAATAAATTTGATCATGGTATAATTGCAATAATCAACACAACATGTCTTGAATGGTTATCAAACATGTCTAGAATTTAGACTACCAAGTGTATTATATCATGTGTGGACATTTTTCAATCAAATTCTAACCTTTTTTTTTGTCTACTAGATGAATGTCGATTGGTCTCGCATCATGGATGAAGTCATTCAACAACCCCCTCATGGAAAGTTTTCATACAGAGACCTCTCATGGGAAAAATATGTCTATAAAGGCTTGCACTTATTTTCAGCTTGGATTGAGGCTGATAGATTGAATGATTTTATTGAGGAAGAAAGCTCAAGGGAATCATACCTAACCTTTTTTTGCAAAAGTCATAAAAAGAAACTTTCTCTTAATTCTaatacaaaaatcagaattaatagCTTTTTAGAATATAATATGTAAGAATAAGAGTAATACATTAATTACAAAAGTTTATATTCATAATTGTGAATTGTAAAAGTGTCTCTAATCATTGGTTAACTATACTCATTAATATTTTGAATATTGTTTATGATTTTAATAGGTATTGGTGTGCATATAGACCAAATGACCATAGGGAAAAAGATACAACACCTTTTGATCCTTCCTTAGTGCCTAAAACAGGGAAGGGCAGTAGACCTGGCCGTAAACATATACAATGTGGTTGCACTTGTCATTTTAGCACACAAATCATTGTTCGTAAACCAAACCATGTGTTAATATGGTACCACCAAGTTCAACATGTGAACAAGGAAGGCATAACTTGTCATTGCCAAATGAACATTGAGTTTCTAGGAACAAAGTCCTTTTTTGCACCATATATTAGCAAACAATTACATCAATGGGTGGATTCATTACTATTACTTGGCATGCCCGCAGATGCAGTGCATAAAAAACATAAGCAAATGGTGCATGAGAGGATGACCATGTTTGAAGGTCAATCTTCTAGGGATGATTTTCTTACCATGGATGATATTGCTAACATTGTTCGTAGAATTAAGACATCAAGCTACATGTTTCATAGTAGTGATGCTATTTCAGTGCAACAATGGGTTTTGGCAAACATCGATAAGTGGTTTGCATATCAGGAGTATAGTGCCAATGTTGTTGATGGAGATGGCCAAATCCCGTTTATTTTGGGAATTCAATTGCCAGAGCAACTTGATTGGATGCTTCAATATGGTCACAACAACATATTGGCAATTGAATTTTACATTTGGTACGAATCAAATGAAGGTATGTTGTGTATTCTTTCATATAGGTGAGTTGAATTTTTTACACTCAATTAAATATATTATTGATAAATCATATCCCATGTCCTATTACAGTTTCAATTATATATAATTCTTGTATTCGATTCGAAGCATATGGGGGTTCCTGTGGCATGGGTCATTATGTCTAGGTCTTgtgcatatgatattgcatattGGATGCGTATTCTTCTCCAACGGGTTCACTTGAAGAAaattgattggagattaaatgcaTTCATGGTGGATGATGCAGGTGCTGAGATCAAAGCTATCAggtatttcatttttcatttgacaAAAATCCTCTTTTCATTATGCTTTCATGGATGTCCATTCATGTTCCAAAGATCCCCATTTGTCATGCTTTCATGGATGTCCATTCATGTTCCAAAGCTCCCCATTTGTTACAGGCAAGggggatgctggcaaaggttgtggaatttggctttacatctACTGCTATGCTTCCACATCCTGTATACATGTCTACCTGAGTAGCTCAGCCCCAGTATTTGACAAAATTCTTCCATGCTTTACCTATAATATGTGACAAAAATTTATCTTCcactatgctttgatggatgtccataacaTGTCCCAAACCTCCCATTTTAGCTTAGGTAGGTAGGATACTGGCAAAGGCTGTGAAATGCGGctttatacttgccaattatatttgcttgaaaatttcaacaacctttaaataaatcaattttaaataaatcaattttattcatATCCTGCAATTATGGATTTCCATGAGATGATATCggtttgaggcattatgtcaaacagctCACTTTTCTTGACTATTCTTCCATATTTTGAATGTGCCTACCAGAGCATTTTCAAGTATAACATCTGAAAGAAAATCCTCttttcattatgctttgatggatgtccattccGTGTTCCAAAGCTCCCAATTTGGCACAGACAGGGcagatgctagcaaaggttgtgaaATTCGTTTTTACACTtgctatgcttccacattttgcatatgtGTCTACTTGAGCAGTTCAGCCAcaatatttgacaaaaaattgtATCCTTTACCTATAATATGTGACAAAAATCTCCCCTTCCACTATGCTTTGATCGATGTTTGttccctgttccaaagctcccattttagaTTAGCTAGGGAGGATACTGGCAGAGGCTGTGGAATGTGATTTTATACTTGCCAATAACACTTACTTCGATCACAAGCATTTTTAATGAATcaatcttgtgcatatcctgcaatcgtgaaattccatgagatgacatctctccCAGGCATTCTACAAACTATTCATATGCCTTGTCTACTCTTCCATATTTTGGATACATGTCTACTAGAGCATTTCCAGCCATAATATCTAGCAAAAATCCTCTTTCCAGTATGCTAAATGATGGATGTCCATGTCCTCTTCCAAGTTCCCACTTTGGCATAGGAAGGGAGGATGGTGGCAAAGATTGTGGAATCTGGCTTTACCCCtactatgcttccacattttgcatacatgtctacttgGGCATTTCAGCCACAACATTTGACCTACAGTAAATATCAAAAAGTGCCCCTTCCACTATGCTTTGATAGATGTTCAtcccctattccaaagctcccagtttggcacaggtagggaggatgctggcacaTGTTGTGAAATGTGGCTTTACACTTTCTAActgcatttacttgaaagttttaaAAGCCATTTTAATTAGTCAATTTTGTGCATTAATTGCACTCGTAGAATTCCATAAGATGACATCTCTAAGGCATTCTGTCAAACTATTCATGTGCCATGTCTATCCTTtcatattttgcatacatgtctaccacaGCAATTTCAGCTGTAATATCTTACAATAATCCTctttccattatgctttgatggatgtccataacctgttccaaagctcccattttggcacaggatgctgacaaaggttgtggaatttggaaaTATACCTATCAATTACTTTTGACATAAATCTcgttccatgagatgacatctctgaGTCATTATGATAACAGTCACATAGTTCATTTTCTTTGTCTATGTGTTTATGTCCATCCGGGCAGTTAGGCATGCCTTGTCTATATCACATTTTGAAAGCATGCTTACAAAATGTATTGTATATCCTTCCAGATGTTGCATACCTCTGCATGGGTTGTTAACAtgctttgtctatgcttccacattttggaaGCATGTCTACCTGAGCAGTTACAACCACAATTTTTACttgtaatatataaaaataaacctTTCCACTATGCTTTgctggatgtccataccctgttccaaagctcccattttgggacAAGTAGTAAGCATACGGACAAAATTGTGTTTTCTTCAAAGCTTCGACAGTGTTTTTAATAAATCCATTTTCTGAATACGCTGCAATCATGGTATTCCATCACATGACATCTCTTTGagacattctatcaaatagttcacgtggcTATCCATTCCTCCTCATTTTGCATACTagtctaccagagcatttccaactaaAAAATCTGACAAAGAATCCTCTTTTCATTATGTTTGGTGGGATGTccgccctgttccaaagctcccattttggcctAGGCAGAagaggatgctggcaaagattgTAGAATTTAACTTTACACCCACAATTGCATTTTCTCAAAGTTCCTGCAATCATTACagaccatgagaccacatttcttcagGGTATATTTTCAAACGTCCAAGTGCATtgtttgttatattacattttgcatATATGTCCACCAAGGTAGTCGCACCCACAACATCTCAAAAATGTCTTtaatttttatgctttgatggatctccatgccctgttccaaagcttccattttggcacaggcagggaggatgcagGTAAGGTTTTGGAATTTGGTTTTgcgcctaccaattgcatttgctcgATAACATTCCCAGACATTCAttccagttttttttttaaagtttaatcaGTAGGTGTGCAAGACAATAGAAAGGAAaaaatgttaaaagatttaaaaaaccttgtaaaaattaaatttgaaagatgaataaCATACTACCTTAAATGCACGTTTATCGCTCAAATTTCTGTAAATTTTTCTGCACAATGGAGAATATTTGTTCAGGGTTTTCCATAACTCTTCGCTGCACTCAAACCCTAAGCCATATTTGACTGGCACGCTCTGGTCGTCTTATATTTCACATCCAGAATATGATCGCGTGTGGGGGGTGTACTGAATAGCTTCTCCATTTCATCGCCGATGCCCATAAGCTGATGAACAACATTCAGTAGGGGATCTCACAGCTCTGCATACCTTTGAAACGGTGCAAACGGTGATGAACAACATTCAGCAGGGAATCTGACAGCGCTGCATATCTTTGAAACGGTACAAACGGTGGCGTAACCGGTAACGGTACAGAGCATGCTACCGGAACGGAAAATATGAAAACGAAATAGTTTGAAACAGTCAAAACTGTAAACTAAACGTGAAAGGACGAGCACGGGAAAGGTTTGGTTAAGTGGGAGCAGGTTTGGAATTTGACAGGCTAAATGgccgttttttcacttttgaattttatttgacagcttaaaaaattagtagaatgCATCTATTGAcatgttatttttttctaaaactgtatagatgacacttcaaattataaataaaccgtaAAAAAATATAGTAAAATACTAAGGTTGTACGGGTATTTGGAGACTTTGGAGACTGGTGCTATAGAAAttctgaaaatataatgacattgaacattaactataatgacattaaatataatataataatttagtaatgGCTGTTGCAACGTTTTAAGAAATCTTTGTGACCTGtatttgttttgagcattgttttttttccatttgtactacattttgattattttgttgcgTGTGTGGAGACGTGCGACGGAGTCTCCCGTACGAGTACCCAAAGGCTGGGTGTTTCGAGTGTGTCGGTTAAACCCGGCCTCTTTTTTACCATTCGCAGAGAATTTTTAGCTATTCATATAGAATGAAGATGCTTGGATTGAAACTTTTTCTGTTGAGAATGAAAGACTGGAGGATATCCACTCTTACTTGAAGGATGAGTACTCATTCTATTTGAATTGAAATTTTTTCAATTGAGAACCAAAAAATGAAGGATATTCACTGTCAGTTGAAAGATAGTCAAAATTGAAACTTTTTTAACTGAGAATCAAAGACTCAAATATATTTACTCTGTTAAAAGATACGCATTTCATCAAAATCACTCCAGATTCTGATCTAagatctcaatctcatcctttatGTAGGAATTTTACAACACTTTTACGTCAAAATATTCAATATGAAAGAGCAGAGTAACAAGTTAAACATTGTTTGCAGGAAAAGCAAGGCCAAAAGCGAATGGGGTTGTTTTCAGAGATAGAGATGGGTCTAAGCATCGAGTCCTACTGAAGGAAGGTAACAGTGAGGTCATAATCTCAGCAGGGGCTCTGGGGAGCCCACAGCTGCTTATGCTCAGCGGAATTGGGCCAGCAGAGGAATTGAAGTCAATGGGAATACGAGTGATAATGGACCTTCCTGCAGTGGGGAAGGGTATGGCTGATAATCCCATGAATTCAGTTTTCGTTCCCACTGCAATTCCAATCAGTATATCTCTCATACAGGTAGTGGGTATCACCAAATATGGAACCTACATAGAGGCAACCAGTGGGTTTGTACCCACCAATACGGTATGtcttttactttttttaatttcatcatggtGTCTATACGTATATTTAATTTGGTGGGTGAGTAATCTGTACTGTATGTTGGAAAACAGAAACTAGTGAAAAATGAAGGAACTATTCTACAGAAGGTGAACGGTCCACGTTCCAGGGGTTATCTGAGATTGAACAGCACTAATGCTGAAGACAATCCAGTTGTGAGATTCAATTATTTTGAGCACCCAGTAGATCTGCAGAGTTGTGTGGAAGGAATAAAGACCATCCAAAAGGTCATAATGTCCCACCCTATTAAAAAATTCATCTTCCCCAACATGAATCTGACCCAGATTATGAGATCAAGTTTTCAACAAAGAGTTAACTTAATTCCTCGGGAAACAGAGGACTGTGTATCAATAGAGCAGTACTGTAAGGATACTGTGACATCAATTTGGCATTATCATGGAGGATGTCAGGTGGGTAGTGTTATTGATAGAGATTATAGACTGATTGGAGCGGATGGTGTTCGAATCATTGATGGGTCCACTTTTAATTTCTCCCCAGGAACTAACCCTCAGGCTACTGTGATGATGCTTGGAAGGTGTGCTTTCTTTATTCTTCCCTTACTCTGAACTGATTGTTATGCTCTTCTGTTTTGTATAGAATTGAATGCATATTTTTTCTGTGATTTTGCAGATACATGGGAGTGAAGATTCTGAGAGGACGATTGGACTCATTGGCAATAGTAAATTTGCAGCATCCCACATAGCTTTTATCCTCTATTCACCTTTGACAGTCTCTTTATGGTGTGGAAGTTGTGTGTGTATGGTAGCACTTAAAGGTGGTGCTTTCATTGCCTTTCATAGCTTCACCACTCTTACTTTTTGTTCTATTATTAGAGTAAACGGCAAAGAGAAAGACAACACCTTAGCGACCAGCCCAGTTGGTGGAGAAGGTTCTAAGGTTTACATTTTTAATAAAagatcttatttatttattatatgttTACAAAGTTATAGTTTCGGATTTTATTAAGTTGTTGTCATGGTTATCTTTTAAGTATATTACTTTACTTAATAATTAATACAGTTTGTATTTATTAATGAGAAATATAATATTATGAGTTATTAGTTTATATGATAGAGATGGTTCCAgcaaatttaatatatatttataagatATGTATTGAAATAGAGTTTTGGTAGCCTGTAGGGGTAGGAGAGTTGGCTTGGGTCGTGGGTTTGCTTCCCATTGGTCGTTGGGCAGAGTCGTGGGGATACCCCCGagttaacaaaaaaataaataaatagattttcgGTAGAATTTAATATGGAAAAAGAAATTTCAATTTTTATGTTTCTTATagtaaatgagattttaattaaaagaTAAAGTAATCtaaataattaaaatcatattAAAAGAATGAGTCTAATAAATTTGAGATATGAAACTTGTAGTGAATCTCTTTCAATTGTTATTCTAACAGAGATTGGATTGTGCCAAGTGGCTAGGCCTAGGACTAGATCACACTACATAGCATAGTCCTAGTGATGTAACCTTGTCCATTGTCATTGATGCCTTTTGTGATGTGCTCATGCCGTTTGACAAAAAAATATTGCTATAATAAGAGTAGTTGGGTCTACTTAGGATAGAAAGAAGACCTTAGACTTTCTTGCTACCAATCAAACCCCTTAGGAGGAAGTAGTATAAAATTTGCACATGATAAGCAAACAATGTGATGatacctattgataaagatgtgttTGAAGTACCATCATGCAATTAAATATGCTTTATGTGCAAATGTATTTTCCAAATTTTAGATCTAAAATGGTATACTTTCTAGTTATCATAATAATGACCTAGTATCCATAAATACATAATCATGGTTACTTACCTCAATGTATTTGACATGTGAGATGATAGAGT
This genomic stretch from Cryptomeria japonica chromosome 8, Sugi_1.0, whole genome shotgun sequence harbors:
- the LOC131077269 gene encoding protein HOTHEAD, with amino-acid sequence MGIKASSVLILLLLFHDFLCISAKGGKHSFLKEANKGGEWKKLKYDYIIVGGGTAGCTLAATLSQNMSVLLLERGGSPFGNENITQIQNFHTNLLDYESPHSPTQEVIFEDGVVSARARVLGGGTSLNAGFYTRASSSEVRAMGLEPSLVEQSYRWVESIVAHRPLPNEWQDAVAKGLLEAGVSPYNGFTYDHIPGTKLGGTTFNHSGYRSTAADILVQSANPKKLKVLLFATVQRILFTTKGKARPKANGVVFRDRDGSKHRVLLKEGNSEVIISAGALGSPQLLMLSGIGPAEELKSMGIRVIMDLPAVGKGMADNPMNSVFVPTAIPISISLIQVVGITKYGTYIEATSGFVPTNTKLVKNEGTILQKVNGPRSRGYLRLNSTNAEDNPVVRFNYFEHPVDLQSCVEGIKTIQKVIMSHPIKKFIFPNMNLTQIMRSSFQQRVNLIPRETEDCVSIEQYCKDTVTSIWHYHGGCQVGSVIDRDYRLIGADGVRIIDGSTFNFSPGTNPQATVMMLGRYMGVKILRGRLDSLAIVNLQHPT